The following proteins are co-located in the Thermus thermophilus HB8 genome:
- the lpdA gene encoding dihydrolipoyl dehydrogenase, with translation MYDLLVIGAGPGGYVAAIRAAQLGMKVGVVEKEKALGGTCLRVGCIPSKALLETTERIYEAKKGLLGAKVKGVELDLPALMAHKDKVVQANTQGVEFLFKKNGIARHQGTARFLSERKVLVEETGEELEARYILIATGSAPLIPPWAQVDYERVVTSTEALSFPEVPKRLIVVGGGVIGLELGVVWHRLGAEVIVLEYMDRILPTMDLEVSRAAERVFKKQGLTIRTGVRVTAVVPEAKGARVELEGGEVLEADRVLVAVGRRPYTEGLSLENAGLSTDERGRIPVDEHLRTRVPHIYAIGDVVRGPMLAHKASEEGIAAVEHMVRGFGHVDYQAIPSVVYTHPEIAAVGYTEEELKAQGIPYKVGKFPYSASGRARAMGETEGFIKVLAHAKTDRILGVHGIGARVGDVLAEAALALFFKASAEDLGRAPHAHPSLSEILKEAALAAWERPIHL, from the coding sequence GTGTACGACCTCCTGGTGATCGGCGCCGGGCCCGGGGGGTACGTGGCCGCCATCCGGGCGGCCCAGCTCGGGATGAAGGTGGGGGTGGTGGAGAAGGAGAAGGCCCTAGGGGGGACCTGCCTCAGGGTGGGGTGCATCCCCTCCAAGGCCCTCCTGGAGACCACCGAACGCATCTACGAGGCGAAGAAGGGCCTCCTCGGGGCCAAGGTGAAGGGGGTGGAGCTGGACCTTCCCGCCCTCATGGCCCACAAGGACAAGGTGGTCCAGGCCAACACCCAAGGGGTGGAGTTCCTCTTCAAAAAGAACGGCATCGCCCGCCACCAGGGCACGGCCCGCTTCCTCTCCGAGCGCAAGGTTTTGGTGGAGGAGACGGGGGAGGAGCTGGAGGCCCGCTACATCCTCATCGCCACGGGAAGCGCCCCCCTCATCCCCCCTTGGGCCCAGGTGGACTACGAGCGGGTGGTGACCTCCACCGAGGCCCTTTCCTTCCCCGAGGTGCCGAAGAGGCTCATCGTGGTGGGGGGCGGGGTGATCGGGCTGGAGCTCGGGGTGGTCTGGCACCGCCTGGGGGCGGAGGTCATCGTCCTGGAGTACATGGACCGCATCCTCCCCACCATGGACCTCGAGGTCTCCCGGGCGGCGGAGAGGGTCTTCAAGAAGCAGGGCCTCACGATCCGCACCGGGGTGCGGGTCACTGCCGTGGTGCCTGAGGCCAAGGGGGCCCGGGTGGAGCTTGAGGGGGGCGAGGTCTTGGAGGCGGATCGGGTCCTCGTGGCCGTGGGCCGGAGGCCCTACACCGAGGGGCTTTCCCTGGAGAACGCCGGGCTTTCCACGGACGAGCGGGGGCGGATCCCCGTGGACGAGCACCTGAGGACCCGCGTTCCCCACATCTACGCCATCGGGGACGTGGTGCGGGGTCCCATGCTCGCCCACAAGGCGAGCGAGGAAGGGATCGCCGCCGTGGAGCACATGGTCCGGGGCTTCGGCCACGTGGACTACCAGGCCATCCCCAGCGTGGTCTACACCCACCCCGAGATCGCCGCCGTGGGCTACACCGAGGAAGAGCTGAAGGCGCAGGGCATCCCCTACAAGGTGGGGAAGTTCCCCTACTCCGCCTCGGGCCGCGCCCGGGCCATGGGGGAGACGGAGGGGTTTATTAAGGTCCTCGCCCACGCCAAGACGGACCGCATCCTCGGGGTGCACGGGATCGGGGCCCGGGTGGGGGACGTCCTGGCCGAGGCCGCCTTGGCCCTCTTCTTCAAGGCGAGCGCCGAGGACTTGGGCCGCGCCCCTCACGCCCACCCCTCCCTCTCCGAGATCCTCAAGGAGGCGGCGCTGGCGGCGTGGGAGCGGCCGATTCACCTGTAG
- the odhB gene encoding 2-oxoglutarate dehydrogenase complex dihydrolipoyllysine-residue succinyltransferase yields MQELKVPSVGESIVEVEIGAWLKGEGESFAQDEPLVELITDKATLELPAPFAGTLKQILKRTGETARVGEAIALLEEGRAEAAPKAQAPAEAPKEPSPEPLAMPAAERLMQEKGVSPAEVQGTGLGGRILKEDVMRHLEERAPAKPQEAPPPPPPSRPAPPPSTPPQPPADKPWRVSEAVPMTPLRRRIAERLLMVRQTTAMLTTFNEADMSAVIALRKEFGEAFQKKYGVKLGFMSFFVKAVVQALKEIPELNAEIRDNHIVYHRYYDIGIAVGGGEGLVVPVIRDADRLSFAEIEQKIADFAERARTKKLKPEELMGGTFTITNGGIYGSLNSTPLLNPPQVGILGMHAIQERPVVRDGQVVIRPMMYLALSYDHRIVDGREAVTFLRRVKELIENPARLLLEV; encoded by the coding sequence GAGAGCTTCGCCCAGGACGAGCCCTTGGTGGAGCTCATCACCGACAAGGCCACCCTAGAGCTCCCCGCCCCCTTCGCCGGGACCCTGAAGCAGATCCTGAAGAGGACCGGGGAGACCGCCCGGGTGGGGGAGGCCATCGCCCTCCTGGAGGAGGGGAGGGCGGAGGCCGCGCCCAAGGCCCAGGCGCCCGCCGAGGCCCCCAAGGAGCCCTCCCCAGAGCCTTTGGCCATGCCCGCCGCGGAGCGCCTCATGCAGGAAAAGGGCGTCTCCCCGGCAGAGGTTCAGGGGACGGGCCTCGGCGGGCGGATCCTTAAGGAGGACGTGATGCGCCACCTGGAGGAAAGGGCCCCCGCCAAACCCCAGGAGGCCCCGCCGCCTCCTCCCCCCTCCCGCCCCGCGCCCCCGCCCTCCACCCCCCCGCAGCCTCCCGCCGACAAGCCCTGGCGGGTGAGCGAGGCCGTGCCCATGACGCCCTTGCGCCGCCGGATCGCCGAGCGCCTCCTCATGGTCCGCCAGACCACGGCCATGCTCACCACCTTCAACGAGGCGGACATGTCGGCGGTGATCGCCCTCAGGAAGGAGTTCGGCGAGGCCTTCCAGAAGAAGTACGGGGTCAAGCTCGGCTTCATGAGCTTCTTCGTCAAGGCCGTGGTCCAGGCCCTCAAGGAGATCCCCGAGCTCAACGCCGAGATCCGGGACAACCACATCGTCTACCACCGCTACTACGACATCGGCATCGCCGTGGGCGGAGGCGAGGGCCTGGTGGTCCCCGTGATCCGCGACGCCGACCGCCTCTCCTTCGCCGAGATTGAGCAAAAGATCGCCGACTTCGCCGAAAGGGCCCGCACCAAGAAGCTCAAGCCCGAGGAGCTCATGGGGGGCACCTTCACCATCACCAACGGGGGGATCTACGGCTCCCTGAACTCCACCCCCCTCCTCAACCCGCCCCAGGTGGGGATCCTGGGCATGCACGCCATCCAGGAGCGCCCCGTGGTTCGGGACGGCCAGGTGGTCATAAGGCCCATGATGTACCTCGCCCTCTCCTACGACCACCGCATCGTGGACGGACGGGAGGCGGTCACCTTCCTCCGCCGGGTGAAGGAGCTCATTGAGAACCCGGCGCGGCTCCTTTTGGAGGTGTAG